The Vidua macroura isolate BioBank_ID:100142 chromosome 11, ASM2450914v1, whole genome shotgun sequence genome includes a region encoding these proteins:
- the RGS9BP gene encoding regulator of G-protein signaling 9-binding protein: protein MVKEECKALLDALNKVTACYRHMVLTIGGTSDSQNLREELKKTRQKAQELAVANRNKLTTVLKDKTVSKEDKAEFERLWVIFSTCLEILEIDMRRALELGHEFPLNVPKKHLIQTGMSGGTSGVAARAMSVQNMKYEAEHNIDVVDLKDLENEINQVGEMMYEMEMKVNVPQWTVEAKQDPGAELKSTISVGASSIGMISVEENKSFCDISKVLAGIIFTAVLIIAIVLAVCVVKLS from the coding sequence ATGGTGAAGGAGGAGTGCAAGGCGCTGCTGGACGCGCTCAACAAGGTGACCGCCTGCTACCGGCACATGGTGCTGACCATCGGCGGCACCTCGGACTCCCAGAACCTGCGGGAGGAGCTCAAGAAAACCCGGCAGAAAGCTCAGGAGCTGGCGGTGGCCAACAGGAACAAGCTCACCACGGTCCTGAAGGACAAAACCGTGAGTAAGGAAGATAAAGCCGAGTTCGAGAGGCTATGGGTGATTTTCTCCACGTGCCTAGAGATCCTGGAGATCGATATGAggagagccctggagctgggccaCGAGTTCCCGCTGAACGTCCCCAAAAAACACCTGATCCAGACAGGCATGAGCGGGGGAACCTCCGGCGTGGCCGCCCGCGCCATGAGCGTCCAGAACATGAAATACGAGGCTGAGCACAACATAGACGTGGTGGATTTGAAAGACCTCGAGAACGAGATCAACCAGGTAGGAGAGATGATGTACGAGATGGAGATGAAGGTCAATGTCCCCCAGTGGACAGTAGAGGCTAAGCAAGACCCAGGGGCTGAACTGAAATCCACCATCAGTGTGGGTGCTTCCTCTATTGGCATGATCTCTGtggaggaaaataaatccttctGCGATATCAGCAAGGTTCTAGCTGGGATTATTTTCACTGCTGTGCTCATTATCGCTATTGTCCTGGCAGTGTGTGTGGTAAAACTGTCTTAG